GCGCCCTTCAAGGTCATCTGCTCGCCGTGCACGGTCTTCATGCCGTTCAACGCCCGCGACGGCAACTGGGCGACCGGCTTCACGGCCGAGCGCGACGCGCTGCTCGAGCACCTCGACCGGCGGGTGTCGGGGCGCACCGTCTTCGTCACCGGCGACACGCACCTCACGGGGGTCTTCGACGACGACCGGCGCTTCGAGGTGCGCGCCGCGCCGCTGGACATCCCGGTGCCCAACGACGTGACGCTCTCCGACCCGCTCGCCGGTCGCCGGTTGCGCGCGACCCCGGGCGTGGCCTACGCCGACGAGCGCGGGCACGTCGCGCTGCTCGACGTGCGCGGCGACGGGGACACCGCGGTCCTCGAGGTCCGCCTGCTGCGCCAGGACGGCCAGGTCGCGCACCGCCGGACGTTCCGCGAGCCGATCCCGGACCCGGACCTGCGCGTCGCCGTGCCGCGCACCGGCCTGCGGGCGCTGCGCGAGGGCCGGCGCCTGCGCGTCGACGTCGCGCTCGACCGCCCCGGGCGCGTGCGCGTGCGCGTGACGCTCGAGCGGCTGCGGGGCGGCCGCCGGGCGCTCACCCGCCTCGCCGACCGCCTCGTCGGCTTCGACGGGGCCGGCCGGCGGCGGGTGACGCTCGTCCTGCCGCGGCGCCGCGCCCTGGCGCTGGGGCGGCCGGGACGGCTGCGCCTGCGGGTGCTCGCCCGCCACCGGCCGCCGTCCGGGCGCGCCGTGCTGCGCCGCGCCCGGCGCACGCTGCGCCGGGGCGGCTAACACGGGGCGCAGGGTGCCTCAGGCCGCGGGGACCTCCACGACCCAGACGCCGTTGCCGTCGGGGTCGCGCACCGAGAACATCCGCGGCGCGGACGGGTCGCCGCCCATGACCTCGTCGTCGACGTCGACGCCGTCGAGGCCCTTCAGGCGCGCGTGCTCGGCGTCGAGGTCGGAGGTCTCGACGCCGATGGACCCGCCGCCGGGCTGGCTCTGCATCGGCGGGTTGAGGGCGAGGCGGGCGGTCGAGCCCGGCGGCGCGACCTCGAGCCAGCGCATGGCGCCGTCCGGGCCGAACGAGACGTCGGCGCGGACCTCGAAGCCGAGCTTCCCGGTGTAGAAGGCCAGCGCGGCGTCCTGGTCGCTGACC
The DNA window shown above is from Conexibacter sp. SYSU D00693 and carries:
- a CDS encoding VOC family protein, which encodes MSDVTSTTTITNLGVAMFTVSDQDAALAFYTGKLGFEVRADVSFGPDGAMRWLEVAPPGSTARLALNPPMQSQPGGGSIGVETSDLDAEHARLKGLDGVDVDDEVMGGDPSAPRMFSVRDPDGNGVWVVEVPAA